A segment of the Anopheles cruzii chromosome 2, idAnoCruzAS_RS32_06, whole genome shotgun sequence genome:
GCGCGCAATCGCATCACGACGCTGCCGGTCGAAGTGTTCCTTCCGCTCCGGAGCCTCACCCATTTGGACCTTTCGAACATGGACACGAAGCGCTACGGAGAGGAGCGCATAGAAAATCCTTTCATGAAGCTGATTGCGGGGCTGGATTTGCACCACAGCGTGTTCTCACCGCTCGCCAATCTGACGTTTCTCGATCTGTCCAACACACGGCTAGAGTTTCAGGCGTTCATTGCGCTCCGGTCCATCAAGAACAATGTCCGGTACGTCAGCTACTGTAACATCGGGCTGCCGGCCATCGTTGACTATCTGTTTCTCTCGCGATCCATCGAAATGCTCGACATTTCGTACAATGTCGGTGTGGCACAGACCCTGCATGGGCGTAGCTTTGGCCTTCTGCGCAACACGCTGGAGGTGCTGTACTTTAAGGATTCGATGGTGCAGCAGCTGAGCTGGCTGGCACCGCTACAAAGGCTACGGGTGTTGAACCTGCGCGGCAACATAATCCGTTCGCTGCACCGTGAGGACTTTGTCGGTCTTACCAAGCTGGAAGAGCTCGATCTGAGCTACAACTACATATCGGCGTGGAACCAGCAGATCCTCACGTACACCGGCGCCCTGCGGAGTGTGAATCTGCGTAACAACAGCATCGTGATCTTGACCACCGATATGCTGCACGATTTCTCGCACCTCCAGGACATGGGCCTGGGCGGAAACACGATCCAGTGTTCTTGCAACTACCTCAAGTTTTTGCGCCACACCCTGCACAATGGCAGTGAAACGCCCGGCTTCTATGTGATCTCGGCTGAGCCGCTGTACGCGGACCAGAACGCCCCGGGGACGCTGGCTTCGCTGCAGCACGTCAAACTGTTCGATTACGACGAGACGGAGTACTTCTGCATGAATTTCACCAGCAACCAGAAACTGGATCCTTTGGAGCTGCCCGACTGTGTACTagccgacggtgacgatgagcTGAGTGAGACGGGCACACCGGAGGAGTTGACGGCTGATGCAACCGAGAACGATGCGCTAGTGTACGTCTTCATCGCCGTGGCGGTCACTCTGATCGTGGTGGGTGCGGTCGCACTGTTCTACTACTGGTTTCACATCAAATACTTCTTTACGATCCTCAAAAACTCGGCCATACTGAGCTTCTTCAACGACGAGCACCTGTACCTGGACAAAAAGGGATTGCTGAACGATGGCGAGTTTCATTACGACGTGTTCGTGAGCTACAGCAATGCGGATCGCAAGTGGGTGCTCGATTATCTTCTGCCCAACATGGAGGGCGTGAGCCAGATCAACCTGTGTCTGCACGAGCGGGACTTTGAGGTAAGCAGGGCGCACTCAATACGCTTACGCAATGGCATTAAAATGATGTGCGCTGAGTTTTGTTGTAGGTTGGCTACGGAATTCTGGAGAACATAATATCCTGTATGGATCGTTCACGCTGCTTGATGTTGATAGTGTCGGAAAGCTTTCTACTAAGCCACTGGTGCCAGTTTGAGATGCACCTGGCACAGCATCGGTTAGTAAGGGACGGAAATGGATGGTTTACTCGAGGGCTAATCCCATTCACTTCGCCCGTTTGCTTGCAGCTTACTGGAAACGCGGCGAGACGAGCTAatactggtgctgctgcaggataTTCCGCGGCGCAAGTGCCCGAAAACGCTCAGCTATCTGCTGAAAACGAAGACCTACATCAAATGGCCAACGGGTTCGGCCACCGAGCAGGCCTTGTTTTGGAAGCGGCTCCACAAATCGTTGATGGTTTCAAAGTGTTAGGCTGCGTTCACTACGCTCGGCGGGTGTATGAACGCAGCCAGTCGTTAGTGTTTCATATTGCATACACGCAGGGGTATAATGCGCGCACGATACATTTAGCACAATGTGTTTTAAATTACACGTTTTTGAATTACGTAACGGAAAAGGGAGTTggatggtggaaaacaatGCGCGCCAGACTTAGCACGTACCAGCGATTAATCGAATCAACTTTAATTGACTGTCAATATAGGAATAAATGTTAGTCATATACtttcccaaacaaacatgAATTACCTGTGTGCCGTCcgatttgagccaaactctTGGAAGAACAGCAAACATAATTCTAAGCCCTAGTACTCAAGTGATCGATACGTTGAAGGAAATCATGAAATCGATAGCCGATGAATCATTGCTGGGGAACGTCATCACGTCGTTGAATGCTAAGAAACCTATGTGATATTGCTGTGTTAAACAGAATGCCTGCTACTCGGACATTCTGTGGACGAAAACTACATTTTGATCTACTCCACCGTGATGCGTCCAGCGTATGAGGCATTGTGACGGACCGGATCGAACCCACTGTGGATTGGAAGCGGGCCGATGTTTCCACTCGATCTGTTTATCATTTCGAAGAACGAAggattcatttcaatctgtggTTCGTTCTGCCTTCGACACACGATGGTTGTGAAATGAACATTCTTGGACGCTTCTTATGGAGAGCCAAAATTGAAACCGACGAATAGTGATTCTTGATTCGATGTTGAACTCCAAAAACTCGACCCTTCCTACTGGAACTCCTTCGATCACCGTAAATCGGTTGCCAGTGGCCAGTAGCAGTCACTTCCAATGGCAGGCATCTGGGGTCAGTTAATtgcttttttctatttgttttacaaGCTGAGCTATCTGCTGAAAACGAACACCTCCATTTAATGGCTAATGGGTTCGTCCTCCAAACAGGTTTTTTTTGGAAGCGGCTCCACAAACCGTTGAtggtttcaaagtttttggCTGCGTGCACAAGACACGACCATGGTACGAACGCAGCCAGTCATTAGTGTTTCATATTGCATACACGCAGGGGCATAATGTGCGCACGATACATTTAGTACAATGTGTTCTACATCACATGTTTTTGAATTACATAACGGAAAAGGCTTAACACGTTCCAGCGATTAATCGAATCAACTTCAATTGACTGTCAATATAGAAATAAATGTTAGTCACATACtttcccaaacaaacatgAATTACCTGTGTGCAGTTcgatttgagccaaactctcGGAAGAACAGTAAGGAGTATTCGAAGCCCGGTAGGTAATGTTCAAGTGATCAACACGTTGAAGCAAATCATGAGATTGAAAGCCTATGAATCACGCCGCTGGATGCTAACAAAATCATTTGACATTGGTGTGTTAAACAAAATGCCTGCTACGattctaattaaatttttcaccatGGCCTTACTAATACTGTTGACGAACGCTACAAAAGAGCatcaacttaaagttttgcactctaGTTGATGTGGAATGTCAGGGTTCGagctgacgtctttcgcacagaaaccgattaatcggcgcagcgcagacggatgatctacagACGAGCCTCAAACAAAAAGGTTATtttttcagattttttttatttcaaaaataataatattacaTTCAGCGAATACACAGCGTTCCTCCGTACGTTGATGGCGAGGTAGAAGTGGTGAAAGAATTGAGCATTGGTAGAATATGTTTTCGTCTTCGATGGGTACTAAAGCGGATTCCGTCAAAAGTGCCGATTGCAATGCGGACCGTGGGCAGAAGCGATCTGCTTAACTATACTACACTCGCGCAGCTATCACCaacgacggtgatgatgatggtggcgagGATAATAATCGCCGTATCCTCCATAACCGCCTCCATAATCTCCGTACCCGCCATACCCATCGCCGTATCCTCCGTATCCTCCTCCGAAATCTCCACCAAATCCTCCAGAGATGTCTACTTCGAAGCCTCCACCGAAATCTCCGAATTGAGCCGTTTCGGCGCCAACCAaatcgtcgccaccgtcatcTTCAGCCCGCACCAGGAGCACCGCACGATTTTTCGGAGTTTCTATCGCTTGCGAAAGCTCTGCGGCAGGCATGGCCCAGGCGACGGCCATCAGGCAACATAACACGACAACAAACTGAAAGAAACAGATGAGAGAAGCATTAGAATGCTTCTAACGACACTTTGAGGGACCAAGAAATGACAAAGTCCCAGATATCACTTAATAACTTTATTTTGTGGCACACTTCTACACACCTTGAACATGATTAAACTATTTTCCGTATTCGGTTCTGCACGGCACACTACACGACAACGTATCTCCGATAGAACTGGCGGGTCTTTGACGAACGTCGAAACGAAACTGTTGCCAAATCGGCCGACCGGTCGTAGTATTTAtaccaccggtccggtccaaaacaaatcgaaaaattCACAAAGTTGTTCAGATGGCGCGTGGGATGGGACGAAGAATTACGCAGTGTGGGGCCGGTCCATTCCAACTCTTTGTCCCTTCCTGGGTTGATTACGGCTACGTTCTCGACCGTAGCCTGGCTGGAGATACCGGAGGACTCCGTTGCGGttattcgtgtgtgtgtgtaacgtcGGGGCGAGGTCGTCAACGAAGATCAAGACACGGAGACCACCACTCCGGTTTTGGGTGGGTCGAAGATAGATGAGCCGGATTGGGACCAATTTAGATACGGTTCCGAGGCGGACGGTGGAGGAAGGTGTCCGGGGACGATTGTCGGATGTGgatataaacaaaaaatggagcTCACAAAAGGCTGTACGATTCATCCTTGTTTTTGTTAGAACTGTTCTGCTTCAGCTAGGCATGTAAACAATATGTCATACGCAAACAACGTGTGGTTATAAGAGAATTGGTgtcaaaaaat
Coding sequences within it:
- the LOC128278973 gene encoding uncharacterized protein LOC128278973 is translated as MAEITPEDMVVEVMMETVVGVGDTMDTAKAKFVVVLCCLMAVAWAMPAAELSQAIETPKNRAVLLVRAEDDGGDDLVGAETAQFGDFGGGFEVDISGGFGGDFGGGYGGYGDGYGGYGDYGGGYGGYGDYYPRHHHHHRRW
- the LOC128278972 gene encoding toll-like receptor 6, encoding MEGSWPESVRFVVAVLLFLLGLSCFPSRWTSGAQVVPDDSECDVLGCGGPYECQGNGWPNFLPRRPGGPYNIPSQSTFHVGTGPTRPPAECLLGTAKNYLPWLAEDGRLTVAPGQHALDLSHLHLTDAGLHVLVHGLAEYLAFEVVQHLTLANNVLHHIPTPTLAQFPNTRLLSMRGNSFTELSADSIIYSKLASLPMLRVLDLQNCSLRIIPLDFFEGTPNLQFLFLARNRITTLPVEVFLPLRSLTHLDLSNMDTKRYGEERIENPFMKLIAGLDLHHSVFSPLANLTFLDLSNTRLEFQAFIALRSIKNNVRYVSYCNIGLPAIVDYLFLSRSIEMLDISYNVGVAQTLHGRSFGLLRNTLEVLYFKDSMVQQLSWLAPLQRLRVLNLRGNIIRSLHREDFVGLTKLEELDLSYNYISAWNQQILTYTGALRSVNLRNNSIVILTTDMLHDFSHLQDMGLGGNTIQCSCNYLKFLRHTLHNGSETPGFYVISAEPLYADQNAPGTLASLQHVKLFDYDETEYFCMNFTSNQKLDPLELPDCVLADGDDELSETGTPEELTADATENDALVYVFIAVAVTLIVVGAVALFYYWFHIKYFFTILKNSAILSFFNDEHLYLDKKGLLNDGEFHYDVFVSYSNADRKWVLDYLLPNMEGVSQINLCLHERDFEVGYGILENIISCMDRSRCLMLIVSESFLLSHWCQFEMHLAQHRLLETRRDELILVLLQDIPRRKCPKTLSYLLKTKTYIKWPTGSATEQALFWKRLHKSLMVSKC